A genomic window from Pyxicephalus adspersus chromosome 2, UCB_Pads_2.0, whole genome shotgun sequence includes:
- the CDX1 gene encoding homeobox protein CDX-1 translates to MAVDPLGKIYVGYLLDKDTNMYSNPVRHPGLNLNHQNYVPAPPQYSDFASYHHVPGINSDPHHGQPGGTWGSPYAPGREDWHSYPPGPPPSSANPGQIGFSPTDFNPVQPPGSGLMPPAINSSVPPLSPNTQRRNPYDWMRRSGVPVNNPTNGKTRTKDKYRVVYTDHQRLELEKEFHYSRYITIRRKAELAASLSLTERQVKIWFQNRRAKERKVNKKKMQQQQASTTTPTPPAVGSTVGMGPLCNSNNGNMVSPSALTIKEEYLP, encoded by the exons ATGGCTGTGGACCCATTGGGAAAAATTTATGTGGGTTATCTTTTGGATAAGGATACGAATATGTACTCCAATCCCGTAAGGCACCCTGGCCTGAACCTCAACCACCAGAATTATGTACCAGCTCCTCCTCAGTATTCAGATTTTGCCAGCTATCACCATGTTCCTGGAATTAACAGTGACCCACATCATGGGCAGCCTGGAGGAACCTGGGGTTCTCCCTATGCTCCAGGCAGAGAAGATTGGCATTCCTATCCTCCAGGACCTCCACCATCTTCAGCTAACCCAGGCCAAATTGGTTTCAGCCCGACAGATTTTAATCCTGTTCAACCACCGGGCTCTGGACTTATGCCACCTGCCATCAACAGCTCAGTGCCACCCTTGTCTCCTAACACGCAAAGGCGCAATCCTTATGACTGGATGAGGCGCAGTGGAGTACCAGTCAACAACCCTACCAATG gcaAGACTAGAACAAAAGACAAATACCGCGTTGTATACACAGATCATCAACGCCTTGAACTGGAGAAGGAATTTCACTACAGCCGATACATCACAATACGCAGGAAGGCAGAACTTGCAGCTTCATTGTCATTAACAGAACGACAG GTGAAAATCTGGTTCCAAAATAGAAGGGCAAAAGAAAGGAAAGTGAACAAGAAGAAAATGCAGCAGCAACAGGCCAGCACCACAACACCAACACCACCTGCTGTAGGCTCCACTGTTGGCATGGGCCCCCTTTGTAACAGCAACAACGGTAACATGGTATCGCCAAGTGCACTGACTATCAAAGAAGAATATCTTCCATGA